Proteins encoded by one window of Musa acuminata AAA Group cultivar baxijiao chromosome BXJ2-9, Cavendish_Baxijiao_AAA, whole genome shotgun sequence:
- the LOC103998055 gene encoding uncharacterized protein LOC103998055, which translates to MSFLAGRLAATEGAYFLHESKNAVGRLAQKLPPPPPSASADGVKALTDDAVGTADVLPEILRHSLPIKGAAVPEPSSLSISSRWLVHSSSSSSAPVLSDSHNPLRSYISLPQATFGPKRWQVPLEQPNISASTANELRHDRYSPADSEKIKAALVGYSQIGKAFAVATSIVFGGATILLAYAANSLQLHSIDDIKTKGRDLIQPGADMVKEQMGPFRIWAEKMSRKWHREVDGEAKEKTIFKELARTLGSRTSN; encoded by the exons ATGAGTTTTTTGGCCGGGCGTTTGGCCGCCACCGAGGGGGCTTATTTCCTCCACGAGTCGAAGAACGCCGTCGGGCGCCTCGCCCAGAagcttccgccgccgccgccctcagCTTCCGCCGATGGCGTTAAGGCCTTGACGGATGACGCCGTCGGGACCGCCGACGTTCTCCCGGAGATCCTCCGTCACTCCCTCCCCATCAAGGGAGCGGCGGTACCAGAACCATCCTCCCTCTCGATCTCCTCCAGATGGCTCGTCCATAGCTCGTCCTCCTCTTCCGCCCCTGTTCTATCGGATTCTCACAATCCCCTCCGGTCCTACATTTCTTTGCCGCAGGCCACCTTCGGACCTAAAAG ATGGCAAGTGCCACTTGAGCAACCAAACATTTCAGCATCTACCGCAAACGAGTTGAGGCATGATAGATATTCACCCGCTGACTCAGAGAAGATAAAGGCTGCATTAGTGGGTTACTCACAGA TTGGAAAAGCATTTGCTGTTGCTACATCAATAGTTTTTGGTGGTGCTACGATTCTACTGGCTTATGCAGCTAATAGTCTACAGTTGCACAGT ATTGATGACATAAAGACTAAAGGAAGAGATCTAATCCAGCCAGGAGCTGATATGGTGAAGGAGCAGATGGGTCCATTTCGCATTTGG GCGGAGAAAATGTCGAGAAAATGGCATCGTGAAGTTGACGGTGAAGCTAAAGAGAAGACCATCTTCAAAGAGCTCGCTAGAACTTTGGGGTCTAGAACGTCTAATTGA